The stretch of DNA GAGAAGCTGGAGGTGCTGAACCCGGCCAAGCTGCCGCCCTTCCTGATTGAGGACGAAACCGACGGCGGCGACGACCTCCGGATGAAGTACCGCTACCTCGACCTACGCCGCAACCCGGTGCGCCAGAACCTGATGCTGCGCCACCGCGTGGCCCAGGCCACCCGGCGCTACCTCGATGGCCAGGCCTTTATTGAAGTAGAAACGCCCGTGCTTATCAAGAGCACGCCCGAAGGCGCCCGCGACTTTGTGGTGCCCTCCCGCATGAACCCCGGCGAGTTCTACGCCCTGCCCCAGTCGCCCCAGACATTCAAGCAGCTGCTGATGGTGTCGGGCTTCGACCGCTACTTCCAGATTGTGAAGTGCTTCCGCGACGAAGACCTGCGCGCTGACCGCCAGCCCGAGTTCACCCAGATCGACTGCGAAATGTCGTTTGTGGAGCAGGAAGACATTCTCAGCACCTTCGAGGGACTGGTGCAGTACCTGTTCCGTGAGGTAAAGGGCCTGGAAATCGGGACGCTGCCCCGTATGACCTACGCCGACGCCATGCGCTATTACGGCAATGACAAGCCTGACACGCGCTTCGAGATGAAGTTCGTGGAGCTCAACGACGTAGTGAAGGGCCACAACTTCCCCGTGTTCGACAATGCTGGCCTGGTAGTAGGCATCAATGCCTTCAACTCGGCCAACTATACCCGAAAGCAACTCGATGAGCTGACCGAGTTCGTGAAGCGTCCCCAGGTGGGCGCGACTGGCCTGGTGTACGCCCGCATCGAGGCCGATGGATCCGTGAAGTCGTCGGTAGATAAGTTCTACTCGCAGGAAGCGCTGCAGCAGTGGAAAGCCGCCTTCAACGCTCAGCCCGGCGACTTGCTGCTGGTGCTGGCCGGTGAACCCAACAAAACCCGCAAGGCTCTCTCGGAGCTGCGCCTGGAAATGGGCCAGCGCATGGGCCTCCGCGACAAAGACACCTTCTCCGCGCTGTGGGTAGTGGATTTCCCCCTGCTCGAGTACATCGAAGAGGAGGGACGCTACTTCGCCATGCACCACCCTTTCACCTCGCCCAAGCCCGAGGACGTAGCCCTGCTCGACAACCCCGACACCATCGGGGAAGTACGCGCCAATGCCTACGACATGGTAATTAATGGCGTAGAAGTGGGCGGCGGCTCCATCCGTATCCACGACCGTGCCGTGCAGGCCCGCATGTTTTCGCTGCTGGGCTTCTCCGATGAGGAGGCCAAAGCCCAGTTCGGTTTCCTGCTCGACGCCTTCGAGTACGGCGCGCCACCTCACGGCGGCATCGCCTTCGGCTTCGACCGTCTTTGCAGCCTCTTCGGCGGCGCCGACTCCATCCGTGACTTCATCGCCTTCCCCAAGAACAACTCCGGCCGCGACGTCATGATCGACTCGCCCTCACAGATTTCTGATGCCCAGCTGAAAGAACTGAGCATTAAGACGGACGTGGTAGCGAAGTAGGGGTAACGGTTAATTCATATAAAGTAGGCCCTGTTATTTGTATCTGGAGCAAATAACAGGGCCTACTTAGTAGCGTCGACTATGGTTGAAGTCCGATATAACCGATGGAGCGCCTGGCTACAGGTAGTATTTGGGATAATAGCGGTGATAGGCGCCGGTATAATTACCTTCACCTTAACAAAACCGGGCGTAATAATTGGGCCAGTGTTCTTGCTGACAGGTGCCGTGCTAATTCATACTGCACGACTACGGTTGTTAGAGAGCGACGTTCTATTGCGCCTGACTCCTGAGCAAATCTGGACGAAGGAATTTGGTTGGCAGCCCTGGAATAAGTTGGTAGTAAGCTTACAGTATGGGCGAAACGGACATACAATAGAAATTCACAAGCCTTCTGACTTCGTGCCTCGTTTTTACGCGAAGGTTTCAACTTTAACAATAGCCGAAGAGGATTTAAGTGGCTGGGTTGAACGGTTTGCAACACGGCGAAAACGAGAAAGCGGCACTTGATGCATCAGGTGCCGCTTTTGGCTTTTGTGATTCTTGCTATTAGACTATTGCTTCTCTAAAAAAATATTTAGATATTTATCTAAATAACTAACATCACTTGAACACCCTTTTCAAAGCCCTCAACGACCCTACCCGGCGTGCCATCCTGGAGTTGCTGCGCGAGCGGCCACTCACGGCCGGGGAAATTGCGGACCAGTTTTCCTTCTCCAAGCCTACTATCAGCCACCACCTCGACCTGCTCCGACAGGCTGATTTGGTGAGCAGCGACAAGCAGGGCCAATTTGTGACCTATACCCTTAACATGACGGTGATGGACGAGCTGCTCGGGTGGCTGCTGCAGTTCAAGCCGTCTTCAGACTCTACCCCATGAAATCAAAATTCTCCCTGTGGCAGCTACTAACGCTGGCCGCGATTCTGCTTCCAGGGCTATACCTGGCCTACACCTGGCCTGTGCTGCCTAGCCAGATTCCCACGCACTTTGGCGCAGATGGGCAGGCCAACGGGTTCACGGCCAAGCAGAGTATGTGGCTGCCCTGCGTAGCCCTGCCGCTAGGCCTGTACCTGCTGCTACTGCTGCTGCCTCGCCTTGACCCTAAACGGCGCCTCGATACGGGCAGCCGTAACTTCCAGAAGCTTACGTTGGCACTTGTGGGCCTTATGGCTGGCCTTGATATGCTCAGTCTATATGCCGCATTGCACCCGCAAAAACATCCTGGCCAACTCTTGAACGTGGTGCTAGGCCTGTTTTTTGCGCTGATAGGAAACTACCTGACTACGGTGCCGCCTAATTATTTCGTTGGCATCCGAACACCCTGGGCCCTGGAGTTTCCTGATAACTGGGCCCGCACGCACCGATTGGCTGGCCGTTTATTCGTTGTTGTTGGTATGCTAAGTGTGGTGCTAGGCCTGGTGTGGCCCGGAGAAGTAGCCACCACTGCGCTGCTGGTAGGTGTATTGGGCACTGTAG from Hymenobacter taeanensis encodes:
- a CDS encoding autorepressor SdpR family transcription factor: MNTLFKALNDPTRRAILELLRERPLTAGEIADQFSFSKPTISHHLDLLRQADLVSSDKQGQFVTYTLNMTVMDELLGWLLQFKPSSDSTP
- the aspS gene encoding aspartate--tRNA ligase, coding for MLRSHTCGELRAEHIGQTVTLCGWVQRTRDAGGIFWIVLRDRYGLTQLALEEGVESAEVREQARQLGREFVICVTGKVAERYSKNDKMPTGDIEIRVEKLEVLNPAKLPPFLIEDETDGGDDLRMKYRYLDLRRNPVRQNLMLRHRVAQATRRYLDGQAFIEVETPVLIKSTPEGARDFVVPSRMNPGEFYALPQSPQTFKQLLMVSGFDRYFQIVKCFRDEDLRADRQPEFTQIDCEMSFVEQEDILSTFEGLVQYLFREVKGLEIGTLPRMTYADAMRYYGNDKPDTRFEMKFVELNDVVKGHNFPVFDNAGLVVGINAFNSANYTRKQLDELTEFVKRPQVGATGLVYARIEADGSVKSSVDKFYSQEALQQWKAAFNAQPGDLLLVLAGEPNKTRKALSELRLEMGQRMGLRDKDTFSALWVVDFPLLEYIEEEGRYFAMHHPFTSPKPEDVALLDNPDTIGEVRANAYDMVINGVEVGGGSIRIHDRAVQARMFSLLGFSDEEAKAQFGFLLDAFEYGAPPHGGIAFGFDRLCSLFGGADSIRDFIAFPKNNSGRDVMIDSPSQISDAQLKELSIKTDVVAK
- a CDS encoding SdpI family protein codes for the protein MKSKFSLWQLLTLAAILLPGLYLAYTWPVLPSQIPTHFGADGQANGFTAKQSMWLPCVALPLGLYLLLLLLPRLDPKRRLDTGSRNFQKLTLALVGLMAGLDMLSLYAALHPQKHPGQLLNVVLGLFFALIGNYLTTVPPNYFVGIRTPWALEFPDNWARTHRLAGRLFVVVGMLSVVLGLVWPGEVATTALLVGVLGTVVVVYFYSYRLYRQDRKLTGIA